Proteins from one bacterium genomic window:
- a CDS encoding PIN domain-containing protein → MKDRVFIDTNIYVYSSLEDNLHIEKRNKAVNFIKTIDKTIISNTQVINEFYVILVRNKISDSMIQERVEEIIKNTELILITVESIRLSWKIKEKYKYSYWDSLILASALENGCSCVYTEDMQNGQLIEEKLNIINPFLG, encoded by the coding sequence ATGAAAGATAGAGTTTTTATAGATACTAATATATATGTTTATAGTTCATTAGAAGATAATTTACATATTGAAAAAAGGAATAAAGCCGTTAATTTTATTAAAACCATAGATAAAACAATAATTAGCAATACACAAGTAATAAATGAATTTTATGTTATATTGGTCCGAAATAAAATTTCTGATTCAATGATACAAGAAAGAGTGGAAGAAATAATCAAAAACACCGAGTTAATTCTTATAACAGTAGAAAGTATCAGATTGTCTTGGAAAATAAAAGAAAAATATAAATATTCTTATTGGGATAGCCTTATTCTTGCATCAGCATTAGAAAATGGTTGTTCGTGTGTTTATACCGAAGATATGCAGAATGGGCAGTTAATTGAAGAAAAACTTAACATAATAAATCCATTTTTGGGATAA